In Pseudobdellovibrionaceae bacterium, the following proteins share a genomic window:
- the mnmA gene encoding tRNA 2-thiouridine(34) synthase MnmA, with translation MNAQNAPNQKGRVLVAMSGGVDSSVAASLLVDQGYDVVGVTMQVWDYSADSCEIQEGHGTCCSSIDVDDARAVADKLNIPFYVMNCEAKFKSQVIDDFVGAYLQGRTPVPCVNCNTYLKFDHLVQKMKELDCQFLATGHYATLQTGSEGQPQIITSEDDWKDQTYFLFTLNREILPYLLFPVGTWKKGDLRQYAEDRGLCVAQKKDSTGICFIGKSGYAHFIESQVPKDQLKPGLIKRFPGGEVLGKHQGIHQFTYGQRKGLGVAVGDPIYVVKIDAEDQSVWLGDESHLYSSVMTITNPTWLDTWKEGEKLRCKIRFQHKGAMAELMPQVSGDIVVRFDEPQRAITPGQAAVFYRGQQLLGGGWIE, from the coding sequence ATGAATGCCCAGAATGCACCTAACCAAAAAGGGCGGGTCCTGGTTGCCATGAGTGGTGGAGTGGACTCTTCTGTGGCCGCATCTTTACTTGTTGATCAGGGATACGATGTAGTGGGTGTCACGATGCAGGTGTGGGATTACTCCGCCGACAGTTGTGAGATTCAGGAAGGACACGGCACCTGTTGCTCAAGCATTGACGTGGATGATGCCCGGGCTGTGGCGGACAAGTTGAACATTCCCTTTTACGTGATGAACTGCGAGGCCAAGTTTAAGTCCCAAGTGATTGATGATTTTGTTGGTGCCTATCTGCAGGGTCGCACTCCGGTTCCATGTGTGAACTGCAACACTTACCTGAAGTTTGACCACTTGGTGCAGAAGATGAAGGAGCTGGACTGTCAGTTCCTGGCCACGGGTCACTACGCAACACTGCAGACCGGCTCTGAGGGGCAGCCTCAGATCATCACCAGTGAGGATGATTGGAAGGATCAGACTTATTTTCTTTTCACTCTCAATAGGGAGATTCTCCCTTACTTGTTGTTTCCCGTCGGCACGTGGAAAAAGGGCGATCTTCGCCAGTATGCTGAGGACCGGGGACTGTGTGTAGCGCAAAAAAAGGATTCCACCGGCATTTGTTTTATTGGTAAATCCGGTTATGCCCATTTTATTGAAAGTCAGGTGCCTAAAGATCAACTTAAACCCGGTCTGATCAAACGCTTTCCGGGCGGAGAGGTTCTCGGCAAACATCAGGGAATTCATCAATTCACTTATGGCCAACGCAAGGGTCTTGGGGTTGCCGTTGGCGACCCCATTTACGTGGTCAAGATCGATGCTGAAGATCAAAGCGTGTGGTTGGGTGATGAATCTCATCTCTACTCCTCAGTCATGACCATTACCAACCCCACCTGGTTGGACACATGGAAAGAGGGGGAGAAGTTGCGCTGCAAGATTCGTTTTCAACATAAAGGTGCCATGGCTGAGCTGATGCCCCAGGTGAGCGGCGACATCGTTGTGCGTTTTGATGAGCCACAAAGGGCCATCACCCCGGGACAAGCAGCTGTCTTTTATCGCGGGCAGCAGCTTTTGGGCGGAGGGTGGATTGAATGA
- a CDS encoding cysteine desulfurase has product MSPNPFALHHPDRIYLDHNATTPLAQGLGDELVVWCSRWGNPSSIHWDGRGPKTLLREARQNVAALVGSDPLEIIFTSGGSEANNLAIKGVFDSRRLNDFSGQRLSDRPRFLMSAVEHPSVRKTMEYIARQGADVHVIPVDRDGQIDLMAYDELLNEQTSLVSVMYANNETGNIFPVKKMAKMAHEVGALFHCDGVQALGKAVVDVKKWEVDLASFSGHKFYGLKGGGFLYASKGVHLESLIHGGGQERGRRAGTENVLSIASMGWMARFKSEVEQRAGETKDLRDHLESRITKEITGTSVTGREGKRLPNTSCVLIPGIDGETLLMNLDMKGFAVSTGAACSAGNPEPSPVLLAMGLSREEAQSTLRVSLGWGTTCEDINQFVDALKETVDRLRSLHAEGAE; this is encoded by the coding sequence ATGAGTCCCAATCCATTTGCTCTCCATCATCCAGACCGGATTTACCTGGATCACAATGCGACGACTCCTCTGGCTCAAGGTCTAGGAGATGAGTTGGTGGTTTGGTGCTCCAGGTGGGGGAACCCCTCATCCATTCACTGGGATGGTCGAGGCCCCAAAACGCTACTGCGGGAGGCTCGGCAAAATGTTGCGGCCTTGGTTGGGTCTGACCCTCTGGAAATCATCTTTACCAGTGGGGGTAGCGAGGCCAACAATCTGGCCATCAAGGGTGTTTTTGATTCTCGCCGATTAAATGATTTTTCCGGTCAGCGATTGAGTGACCGTCCTCGATTCTTGATGAGTGCCGTTGAGCATCCCAGCGTGCGTAAGACAATGGAGTATATCGCCCGGCAGGGAGCGGATGTTCATGTTATCCCCGTGGATCGCGATGGGCAGATCGACCTGATGGCCTATGATGAACTTCTCAATGAACAAACCAGCTTAGTTTCGGTCATGTATGCCAACAACGAAACCGGGAATATATTTCCTGTCAAAAAGATGGCCAAGATGGCTCATGAGGTGGGAGCCCTCTTTCATTGTGATGGCGTTCAAGCTCTGGGCAAGGCGGTGGTTGATGTGAAAAAGTGGGAGGTGGATCTGGCCTCTTTTTCCGGGCACAAGTTCTACGGGCTCAAGGGTGGTGGCTTTCTCTATGCCAGCAAGGGTGTTCATTTGGAGAGTCTCATCCATGGCGGTGGGCAGGAGCGGGGGAGACGAGCAGGAACAGAAAATGTGCTTTCCATTGCTTCCATGGGCTGGATGGCGCGCTTTAAGAGTGAGGTGGAACAGCGGGCGGGGGAGACGAAGGACCTTCGTGACCATTTGGAGAGTCGGATTACAAAAGAAATCACAGGAACTTCCGTCACCGGCCGAGAAGGGAAGCGTCTACCTAACACATCCTGTGTTTTAATCCCTGGGATCGACGGGGAAACCTTACTGATGAACTTGGACATGAAAGGTTTTGCGGTCTCAACCGGGGCAGCCTGTAGCGCTGGCAATCCCGAGCCCAGTCCTGTGCTGCTGGCAATGGGACTGAGTCGTGAAGAGGCCCAAAGTACCCTGCGTGTGAGTTTGGGCTGGGGAACGACATGCGAAGACATTAACCAGTTTGTTGATGCCCTCAAGGAAACTGTGGACCGATTGCGATCGCTGCATGCAGAAGGGGCTGAGTAA